A stretch of Anaeromyxobacter dehalogenans 2CP-1 DNA encodes these proteins:
- the gpt gene encoding xanthine phosphoribosyltransferase yields MAADATKGPPGGGEGEVHAGSGPGPYQDEIVISWPELHRDARYLSRVLHELGDWKGIIAITRGGLVPAALVARELDIRLIDTVCVVSYGAAETGGAEAKQGALQWLKTVPGDGEGWLLIDDLVDTGRTAAAVREKLPKAHFATLYAKPLGRPVVDTFVKEFRQEKWIYFPWDIDYRFVTPIRQRGAKD; encoded by the coding sequence ATGGCGGCAGACGCGACGAAGGGCCCTCCCGGCGGCGGGGAGGGTGAGGTCCATGCTGGCTCGGGGCCCGGTCCGTACCAGGACGAGATCGTCATCTCCTGGCCCGAGCTGCACCGCGACGCTCGCTACCTGTCGCGCGTGCTCCACGAGCTCGGCGACTGGAAGGGCATCATCGCCATCACGCGCGGCGGCCTCGTGCCGGCGGCGCTGGTGGCGCGCGAGCTCGACATCCGCCTCATCGACACCGTCTGCGTGGTCAGCTACGGCGCCGCCGAGACGGGCGGCGCGGAGGCGAAGCAGGGCGCGCTGCAGTGGCTGAAGACGGTCCCGGGGGACGGCGAGGGCTGGCTGCTCATCGACGACCTGGTGGACACGGGCCGGACCGCCGCCGCGGTGCGGGAGAAGCTGCCGAAGGCACACTTCGCCACGCTGTACGCGAAGCCGCTCGGCCGCCCGGTGGTGGACACGTTCGTGAAGGAGTTCCGCCAGGAGAAGTGGATCTACTTCCCGTGGGACATCGACTACCGGTTCGTCACGCCGATCCGCCAGCGGGGCGCGAAGGACTAG
- a CDS encoding YciI family protein, which translates to MKYLTFMRSSESYRATLPPPALMQAMGQFVERSFKDGVLVDTGGLLPSKEGFRIRLANGKLAVTDGPFSEAKEVIGGWAVLKTATRAEALAVATEFMELHRKHWPGFEGECEVRPIEEYEPAP; encoded by the coding sequence ATGAAGTACCTGACGTTCATGCGAAGCTCCGAGTCGTACCGCGCCACGCTGCCGCCGCCCGCGCTCATGCAGGCCATGGGGCAGTTCGTCGAGCGCTCGTTCAAGGACGGCGTGCTCGTGGACACGGGCGGCCTGCTGCCCAGCAAGGAAGGGTTCCGGATCCGGCTGGCGAACGGCAAGCTCGCCGTGACCGACGGCCCGTTCTCCGAGGCGAAGGAGGTCATCGGCGGCTGGGCCGTCCTGAAGACCGCGACGCGCGCCGAGGCGCTGGCCGTCGCGACGGAGTTCATGGAGCTCCACCGGAAGCACTGGCCCGGGTTCGAGGGGGAGTGCGAGGTGCGGCCGATCGAGGAGTACGAGCCCGCGCCGTAG
- a CDS encoding helix-turn-helix transcriptional regulator, with the protein MTIDPPSPSDLEAFEEGREPLRVTRLEAHARRAGPATRRAGGGFAHAYAVVVLLTAGRSRVEHAGALELRPGDVHVIPPGDAHSRAHFEDAEGYGLAFWPEESGHSLRLFSQVRGGCHPVLRPPPARRRRIERWLRAIEEEASSRDEGRDEALAALLRLVLLELVRASAATLHPRTEGSSLARRALAFVEGSALRPLSLSDVARAVGRTPAHVATVVRSETGRTVGEWILAQRMAEARLRLRATGGSVEAIAGQVGYADVTHFIRQFRRVHGRTPAQWRRVQGLAPARRPRPRRRAVPD; encoded by the coding sequence GTGACGATCGACCCGCCGAGCCCATCGGACCTCGAAGCCTTCGAGGAGGGCCGCGAGCCGCTGCGCGTGACGCGCCTCGAGGCGCACGCGCGGCGGGCCGGCCCCGCGACGCGGCGGGCCGGCGGCGGGTTCGCACACGCCTACGCCGTCGTGGTGCTGCTCACCGCGGGACGCTCGCGGGTCGAGCACGCGGGCGCGCTCGAGCTGCGGCCCGGCGACGTCCACGTCATCCCGCCCGGCGACGCGCACTCGCGGGCGCACTTCGAGGACGCCGAGGGGTACGGGCTCGCCTTCTGGCCGGAGGAGTCCGGCCACTCGCTGCGGCTGTTCTCGCAGGTGCGCGGCGGCTGCCACCCGGTGCTCCGGCCGCCGCCGGCGCGGCGCCGGCGGATCGAGCGGTGGCTGCGGGCCATCGAGGAGGAGGCCTCGAGCCGGGACGAGGGGCGCGACGAGGCGCTCGCCGCGCTGCTCCGCCTCGTCCTGCTCGAGCTGGTCCGCGCCAGCGCGGCCACGCTGCACCCCCGGACCGAGGGATCGAGCCTGGCGCGCCGGGCGCTCGCGTTCGTGGAGGGGAGCGCGCTCCGCCCGCTGTCGCTGTCCGACGTGGCGCGGGCGGTGGGGCGGACGCCGGCGCACGTCGCCACCGTGGTGCGGAGCGAGACCGGGCGGACCGTGGGGGAGTGGATCCTCGCGCAGCGCATGGCCGAGGCCCGCCTTCGCCTGCGCGCCACCGGCGGATCCGTGGAGGCGATCGCGGGGCAGGTGGGCTACGCCGACGTGACGCACTTCATCCGCCAGTTCCGCCGCGTGCACGGCCGGACGCCGGCGCAGTGGCGGCGCGTACAGGGCCTGGCGCCCGCCCGCCGGCCGCGGCCCCGGCGCCGCGCCGTCCCGGACTGA
- a CDS encoding aldo/keto reductase yields MALELGLGITPWSPLKSGVLSGKYTRRNAGQVQAGRAAFIEGVLNERTYAVVDALEAVARAHDSTVARVALAWVRQRPGVTSTIIGARRWEQLEDNLSSLNVELTAEDRARLDALTQPAFGFRRACSPSSRHPQRRDHRRRRVRAAVALRPREGGPPVLMGGADALPRCRAHPGARRGRARPVAGARRDPATRIWPRPASAP; encoded by the coding sequence ATGGCGCTCGAGCTCGGCCTCGGGATCACCCCCTGGTCGCCGCTCAAGAGCGGCGTGCTGAGCGGCAAGTACACGCGGCGCAACGCCGGCCAGGTGCAGGCGGGCAGGGCCGCGTTCATCGAGGGGGTCCTGAACGAGCGGACCTACGCCGTGGTGGACGCGCTCGAGGCCGTCGCCCGGGCGCACGACTCGACCGTGGCACGCGTGGCGCTGGCCTGGGTGCGGCAGCGGCCCGGTGTGACCTCGACCATCATCGGCGCGCGCCGGTGGGAGCAGCTCGAGGACAACCTCTCGTCGCTGAACGTCGAGCTCACCGCCGAGGATCGCGCTCGGCTCGACGCGCTCACCCAGCCGGCGTTCGGCTTCCGCAGAGCATGCAGCCCATCTTCCCGGCATCCACAACGGCGGGACCACCGTCGACGGCGTGTTCGCGCCGCCGTCGCCCTTCGGCCTCGTGAAGGGGGACCACCCGTACTGATGGGCGGCGCGGACGCCCTGCCACGATGCCGCGCCCATCCGGGGGCGCGGCGCGGGCGCGCACGGCCGGTCGCCGGCGCTCGACGCGACCCGGCGACGAGGATCTGGCCTCGCCCGGCCTCCGCACCCTAA
- a CDS encoding MarR family winged helix-turn-helix transcriptional regulator → MRSSSEYSICSPMNAHASVITAAAPGIAAIGLEPKELFVLGEVEQHPYPAERAATPCMPKPSVTVYVKRLEAAALLRREIDSADLRRHRLVVTPAGRKASAQGKALLSRAYSDRLGRLGAAEQASLLALLEKMS, encoded by the coding sequence GTGCGCTCGAGCAGCGAGTACTCGATCTGCAGCCCGATGAACGCTCACGCGTCGGTGATCACCGCCGCGGCGCCCGGCATCGCGGCGATCGGGCTCGAGCCGAAGGAGCTGTTCGTCCTCGGTGAGGTGGAGCAGCACCCGTATCCGGCGGAGCGCGCGGCCACCCCGTGCATGCCGAAGCCCAGCGTGACCGTGTACGTGAAGCGGCTCGAGGCCGCCGCCCTCCTGCGCCGGGAGATCGACTCCGCCGACCTGCGGCGGCACCGGCTGGTGGTGACGCCGGCCGGGCGCAAGGCCTCGGCCCAGGGCAAGGCGCTGCTCTCCCGGGCGTACAGCGATCGGCTGGGGCGGCTCGGCGCGGCGGAGCAGGCGAGCCTCCTCGCCCTCCTCGAGAAGATGAGCTGA
- a CDS encoding dihydrofolate reductase family protein, which produces MRKLIVGAFTTLDGVVQAPGGPDEDRDGGFQHGGWLVPYFDETFGRLMAEWTKRAGAFVLGRKTYEMFAASWPNATDPADEAAAALNGRPKYVASRTLTELRWHDSHLLGDDVAGEVARLKANDGGELQVHGSFDLLQTLLRHDLVDALRIWQFPVVLGTGKRLFGDGTLPLAFRRVETQQTAPGAVLHVYERAGRLRYGEVEVGQETRHFEAPQPPGARR; this is translated from the coding sequence ATGCGAAAGCTGATCGTGGGCGCGTTCACGACGCTGGACGGCGTGGTCCAGGCACCGGGCGGTCCGGACGAGGATCGAGACGGCGGGTTCCAGCACGGCGGCTGGCTGGTGCCGTACTTCGACGAGACGTTCGGCCGGCTCATGGCCGAGTGGACGAAGCGCGCCGGCGCCTTCGTGCTGGGACGCAAGACCTACGAGATGTTCGCCGCCTCCTGGCCGAACGCGACCGACCCGGCCGACGAGGCGGCGGCGGCGCTCAACGGCCGGCCGAAGTACGTGGCGTCGCGGACGCTCACCGAGCTGCGCTGGCACGACTCGCACCTGCTGGGCGACGACGTGGCGGGGGAGGTCGCGAGGCTGAAGGCGAATGACGGCGGGGAGCTCCAGGTGCACGGCAGCTTCGACCTGCTGCAGACCCTGCTCCGCCATGACCTCGTGGACGCGCTGCGCATCTGGCAGTTCCCGGTCGTGCTCGGCACGGGCAAGCGGCTGTTCGGCGACGGCACCCTTCCGCTCGCGTTCCGGCGGGTCGAGACGCAGCAGACCGCGCCCGGCGCGGTGCTGCACGTCTACGAGCGGGCGGGGCGGCTGCGCTACGGCGAGGTGGAGGTGGGCCAGGAGACGCGCCACTTCGAGGCGCCGCAGCCTCCGGGGGCGCGGCGCTGA
- a CDS encoding HNH endonuclease signature motif containing protein, producing MDAAPFAGLGAADLPGTAAAERASLPLRELVPFSRADLDRWFRGGEPEADELERVLARASRGRGAIDLAVAEGLAALRRGQRLASLGFHLDDYAREVLGIGKRAAEGLARLGTELPARPRLREALRSGRVGLRAAETVLAVATGDAEAFWVERAARQTVRELEDGVRRAGRAGPEDAGLEDGDDAWVTLRTQLPEHERLVVDAALEAAGRNMPGSTRSERLEALAQEYLAEFSTDGDHDGARPLGPELRLSPAGERSRRAALEAEPERWPLLPPVEDWPAPDVRFDEGASAQEIDRTLRELAAARSTLEDVIGDCAYAIRRSGMHLRLGFATFRHYVEERLRLPPRAVEQRAEHEERLARSAGLREARRQKVSYERRRILARLPEDEIASWIPRAKAMTCVALRRAVDGERERQLRAQRKVSVPLPRRVAVLLAAALETVRKRVGRLVPAGSCLAILGAHFLGQWGDVLKRSPSRAQRVRERDLGWCQVPGCSHRAAHAHHVLFRSHGGGDEAENQVALCAFHHLRCVHGGHLTVFGRAPDGLTWLLDGAPFRGMAEG from the coding sequence ATGGACGCCGCTCCCTTCGCTGGCCTCGGGGCCGCGGACCTGCCGGGCACCGCCGCGGCGGAGCGCGCGTCCCTGCCGCTTCGCGAGCTGGTTCCGTTCAGTCGCGCGGACCTGGACCGCTGGTTCCGGGGTGGCGAGCCGGAGGCCGACGAGCTCGAGCGAGTGCTGGCGCGGGCGTCGCGGGGGCGCGGCGCGATCGACCTCGCCGTCGCCGAGGGGCTGGCGGCGCTCCGCCGCGGCCAGCGGCTCGCGTCCCTCGGGTTCCACCTCGACGACTACGCGCGCGAGGTCCTCGGGATCGGGAAGCGCGCGGCGGAGGGCCTGGCGCGGCTGGGGACGGAGCTGCCCGCACGCCCGCGGCTGCGCGAGGCGCTGCGGTCGGGGCGGGTGGGGCTCCGCGCGGCGGAGACGGTGCTCGCGGTGGCGACCGGCGACGCGGAGGCGTTCTGGGTGGAGCGCGCGGCGCGGCAGACGGTGCGGGAGCTGGAGGACGGGGTCAGGCGGGCGGGGCGCGCCGGCCCGGAGGACGCCGGCCTCGAGGACGGCGACGACGCCTGGGTGACGCTGCGCACGCAGCTGCCCGAGCACGAGCGGCTCGTCGTGGACGCCGCGCTCGAGGCCGCGGGGCGGAACATGCCGGGCTCGACCCGGTCCGAGCGGCTGGAGGCGCTGGCGCAGGAGTACCTGGCGGAGTTCTCGACGGACGGGGATCACGACGGGGCTCGCCCACTGGGGCCGGAGCTGCGACTGTCGCCGGCGGGCGAGCGGTCGCGCCGCGCGGCGCTCGAGGCCGAGCCGGAGCGCTGGCCGCTGCTCCCGCCGGTGGAGGACTGGCCGGCGCCGGACGTGCGCTTCGACGAGGGCGCGTCGGCGCAGGAGATCGACCGGACGCTGCGCGAGCTCGCGGCGGCGCGCTCCACCCTGGAGGACGTCATCGGCGACTGCGCGTACGCGATCCGCCGGAGCGGCATGCACCTGCGCCTGGGATTCGCCACGTTCCGCCACTACGTGGAGGAGCGGCTGCGCTTGCCGCCGCGCGCGGTGGAGCAGCGCGCCGAGCACGAGGAGCGGCTGGCGCGGTCGGCCGGGCTCCGCGAGGCGCGGCGGCAGAAGGTCTCCTACGAGCGGCGCCGGATCCTGGCGCGGCTTCCCGAGGACGAGATCGCGTCCTGGATCCCGCGGGCGAAGGCGATGACCTGCGTGGCGCTCCGGCGCGCGGTCGACGGCGAGCGGGAGCGGCAGCTGCGTGCGCAGCGGAAGGTCTCGGTCCCGCTGCCCCGCCGGGTGGCGGTGCTCCTCGCGGCCGCGCTCGAGACGGTCCGGAAGCGCGTGGGACGGCTCGTGCCGGCCGGATCGTGCCTCGCCATCCTGGGCGCGCACTTCCTGGGGCAGTGGGGGGACGTGCTGAAGCGCTCGCCGAGCCGCGCGCAGCGCGTGCGGGAGCGCGACCTGGGCTGGTGCCAGGTCCCGGGCTGCAGCCACCGCGCGGCCCACGCGCACCACGTGCTGTTCCGCTCGCACGGCGGCGGGGACGAGGCGGAGAACCAGGTGGCGCTCTGCGCCTTCCACCACCTCCGCTGCGTCCACGGCGGCCACCTGACCGTCTTCGGGCGCGCGCCGGACGGGCTCACCTGGCTGCTCGACGGCGCGCCATTCCGCGGGATGGCGGAGGGGTGA
- a CDS encoding thiamine pyrophosphate-binding protein, translating to MAEATNGGAVIAAALQRAGVGHLFTLCGGHISPILVECKRRGLRVVDARDEANAVFAADAMARLTGRPGVAAVTAGPGVTNAVTALENARLAQSPVVLLGGATATLLRGRGALQDIDQLALMRPIAKWATRVTTVGGLRPTLERALALARGGVPGPVFVEVPVDLLYDEALVRDLYRRESGADRVSGVAGTALRLYLEAHLARQFRAPALPSLEDLPARIAERIDLRRGTSGRVERIAERLSRAERPVLILGSQALAGCEDPERLAAAVRALGVPVYLGGMARGLLGRRDALQFRHARGRALKEADVVVVAGFPFDFRLGYGRGFGRGAFIAAANLSAAELRKNRSPDVAVEMHPGELLVALAAKAGKPQARDAWFGALREREAARDREIAAGAEATGELVNPLRFLLRLEEKMAEDAALVVDGGDFVATAAYTLRPRAPLAWLDPGVFGTLGVGGGFATAAALARPGREVWLLYGDGSCAYSLAEFDTFARHGLAPIAVIGNDGSWQQIAREQVDMLGDDVGTVLSRCDYHRVAEGYGGVGLLLTEDAGIDETLDRAREAARAGRPVCINVHLRRSEFRKGSISM from the coding sequence ATGGCGGAGGCCACGAACGGAGGCGCGGTGATCGCGGCGGCGCTGCAGCGCGCCGGTGTGGGCCACCTCTTCACGCTGTGCGGCGGCCACATCTCGCCCATCCTCGTGGAGTGCAAGCGGCGCGGGCTTCGCGTGGTGGACGCGCGCGACGAGGCGAACGCGGTGTTCGCGGCCGACGCCATGGCGCGCCTCACCGGCCGGCCCGGCGTGGCCGCGGTCACGGCGGGCCCCGGCGTCACGAACGCCGTCACCGCGCTCGAGAACGCGCGGCTCGCGCAGTCGCCGGTGGTGCTCCTCGGCGGCGCGACCGCGACGCTGCTCCGCGGCCGCGGCGCGCTGCAGGACATCGACCAGCTCGCCCTCATGCGCCCCATCGCCAAGTGGGCCACGCGCGTCACCACCGTCGGCGGGCTGCGCCCCACGCTCGAGCGCGCGCTCGCGCTGGCGCGCGGCGGCGTGCCGGGGCCGGTGTTCGTCGAGGTCCCGGTGGACCTGCTCTACGACGAGGCGCTCGTCCGCGACCTGTACCGGCGCGAGTCGGGCGCCGACCGGGTGAGCGGCGTCGCCGGCACGGCGCTGCGGCTCTACCTGGAGGCGCACCTCGCGCGGCAGTTCCGGGCGCCCGCGCTGCCCTCGCTCGAGGACCTCCCGGCGCGGATCGCGGAGCGGATCGACCTGCGGCGAGGCACGTCGGGACGCGTCGAGCGGATCGCCGAGCGGCTCTCGCGCGCGGAGCGTCCGGTGCTGATCCTCGGCAGCCAGGCGCTGGCGGGCTGCGAGGACCCTGAACGCCTCGCCGCCGCGGTGCGCGCGCTCGGCGTGCCGGTCTACCTCGGCGGCATGGCGCGCGGCCTGCTCGGCCGGCGCGACGCCCTCCAGTTCCGCCACGCGCGCGGGCGCGCGCTCAAGGAGGCGGACGTCGTCGTCGTGGCCGGGTTCCCGTTCGACTTCCGCCTCGGCTACGGCCGCGGCTTCGGGCGCGGCGCGTTCATCGCGGCGGCGAACCTCTCCGCGGCCGAGCTCCGCAAGAACCGCAGCCCCGACGTCGCGGTGGAGATGCACCCCGGGGAGCTCCTGGTGGCGCTGGCCGCGAAGGCGGGCAAGCCGCAGGCACGGGACGCCTGGTTCGGCGCGCTCCGCGAGCGCGAGGCCGCGCGGGACCGCGAGATCGCCGCCGGCGCGGAGGCGACCGGCGAGCTCGTCAACCCGCTGCGCTTCCTGCTCCGGCTCGAGGAGAAGATGGCCGAGGACGCGGCGCTGGTGGTGGACGGCGGTGACTTCGTCGCGACGGCCGCCTACACGCTCCGCCCGCGCGCGCCGCTCGCCTGGCTCGACCCGGGCGTCTTCGGGACGCTCGGCGTCGGCGGCGGGTTCGCGACCGCGGCCGCGCTCGCCCGGCCCGGGCGCGAGGTGTGGCTGCTCTACGGCGACGGCTCGTGCGCCTACAGCCTCGCCGAGTTCGACACGTTCGCGCGCCACGGCCTCGCGCCCATCGCCGTGATCGGCAACGACGGCTCGTGGCAGCAGATCGCGCGGGAGCAGGTGGACATGCTGGGCGACGACGTCGGGACGGTGCTCTCGCGCTGCGACTACCACCGCGTCGCCGAGGGCTACGGCGGCGTCGGGCTGCTGCTGACCGAGGACGCCGGGATCGACGAGACCCTCGACCGCGCGCGGGAGGCGGCGCGCGCCGGCCGGCCGGTCTGCATCAACGTCCACCTGCGCCGGAGCGAGTTCCGGAAGGGCTCGATCTCGATGTGA